One genomic segment of Dysosmobacter sp. Marseille-Q4140 includes these proteins:
- a CDS encoding ABC transporter ATP-binding protein — protein MEAENIIEMLHITKEFPGIIANDDITLQLRRGEIHALLGENGAGKSTLMSVLFGLYQPEAGVIKKNGQEVKIHDPNDATALGIGMVHQHFKLIDVFTVLDNIILGAETTKLGFLQKKEARKKVEALSEKYGLKVDLDARVEDITVGMQQRVEILKMLYRDNEILIFDEPTAVLTPQEIDELMATMKEFAKEGKSILFISHKLNEIMAVADRVTVLRKGKCIGTVETRDTDKQSLSNMMVGRPVQLEVVKAPARPTDVVLDVAGLTVPSKSHKRNAVNDVTFQVRAGEIVCIAGIDGNGQSELIYGLTGLEKCSGGTVKLCGRDISHASIRHRGDDMSHIPEDRHKHGLILDFTLEQNMVLQRFREPRFQHMGFIKNGAVREYADKLIEQYDVRSGQGPVTVARSMSGGNQQKAIIAREVDRDKPLIVAVQPTRGLDVGAIEYIHSQLVAERDKGRAVLLVSLELDEVMSLSDRILVMYEGEIVGELDPRTTTVQELGLYMAGAKRTTKAGETA, from the coding sequence ATGGAAGCGGAGAACATCATCGAAATGCTTCACATCACCAAGGAATTCCCCGGCATCATCGCCAATGACGACATCACGCTCCAGCTGCGGCGGGGAGAGATCCACGCGCTGCTGGGCGAAAACGGCGCCGGAAAGTCCACACTGATGAGCGTGCTGTTTGGCCTGTATCAGCCGGAGGCGGGCGTCATCAAGAAAAACGGGCAGGAAGTGAAGATCCACGACCCCAACGACGCCACCGCCCTGGGGATCGGCATGGTGCACCAGCACTTCAAGCTGATCGACGTGTTCACGGTGCTGGACAACATCATTTTGGGGGCGGAGACCACCAAACTGGGCTTTTTGCAGAAGAAGGAGGCCCGGAAGAAGGTGGAGGCCCTGTCGGAGAAATACGGCCTCAAGGTGGATCTGGACGCCCGGGTGGAGGATATCACCGTGGGCATGCAGCAGCGGGTGGAGATCCTGAAGATGCTCTACCGGGACAACGAGATCCTGATTTTCGACGAGCCCACCGCCGTGCTGACGCCCCAGGAGATCGACGAGCTCATGGCCACCATGAAGGAGTTCGCCAAGGAGGGCAAGTCCATCCTCTTCATCTCCCACAAGCTCAATGAGATCATGGCCGTGGCCGACCGGGTGACGGTGCTGCGCAAGGGCAAGTGCATCGGCACCGTGGAGACCAGGGACACGGACAAGCAGTCCCTCAGCAACATGATGGTGGGCCGCCCCGTGCAGCTGGAGGTGGTCAAGGCCCCCGCCCGGCCCACCGACGTGGTGCTGGATGTGGCGGGCCTTACCGTGCCCTCCAAGAGCCACAAGCGCAACGCCGTCAACGACGTCACCTTCCAGGTGCGGGCCGGGGAGATCGTCTGCATCGCCGGCATCGACGGCAACGGCCAGAGCGAGCTGATCTACGGCCTGACGGGGCTGGAGAAGTGCTCCGGCGGCACCGTGAAGCTGTGCGGCCGGGACATCTCCCACGCCTCCATCCGCCACCGGGGGGACGACATGAGCCACATCCCCGAGGACCGGCACAAGCACGGGCTGATCCTGGATTTCACCCTGGAGCAGAACATGGTGCTCCAGCGGTTCCGTGAGCCCCGGTTCCAGCACATGGGCTTCATCAAAAACGGTGCCGTGCGGGAGTACGCCGACAAGCTGATCGAGCAGTATGACGTCCGCTCCGGCCAGGGGCCCGTCACCGTGGCCCGCAGCATGTCCGGCGGCAACCAGCAAAAGGCCATCATCGCCCGGGAGGTGGACCGGGACAAGCCGCTGATCGTGGCCGTCCAGCCCACCCGGGGCCTGGACGTGGGCGCCATCGAATACATCCACAGCCAGCTGGTGGCGGAGCGGGACAAGGGCCGCGCCGTGCTGCTGGTGTCGCTGGAGCTGGACGAGGTCATGAGCCTCAGCGACCGGATCCTGGTGATGTACGAGGGCGAGATCGTGGGCGAGCTGGATCCCCGGACCACCACCGTGCAGGAGCTGGGCCTGTATATGGCAGGCGCCAA